A part of Drosophila ananassae strain 14024-0371.13 chromosome 2R, ASM1763931v2, whole genome shotgun sequence genomic DNA contains:
- the LOC116655918 gene encoding uncharacterized protein LOC116655918, translating to MRILRQVAGIFSHWLQHRYPMVALGCFATILVTFVLKICLATERDLIFWRDILIAIFEDAILLPVVVLSFSVAWKIFLVASFLAFNCFPHNWVKTRMDERRRMQFADFIVRRLLLQLELTSRRLPLSEADVDLSDPFVRQSYERAREAGYRAVEIFRRDAKAVLEKKSPDSSALEGPHYFVLEEEQRALQRHGYGSINLRVTESVLQQILSPLECGYCDILAKKSKLL from the coding sequence ATGCGTATCCTGCGCCAGGTTGCCGGAATCTTTAGCCACTGGCTGCAGCACCGCTACCCTATGGTGGCTCTCGGCTGCTTTGCTACTATCCTGGTCACCTTCGTCCTGAAGATATGCTTGGCCACTGAACGCGATCTCATTTTCTGGCGCGACATTCTCATCGCCATCTTCGAGGACGCCATCCTGCTGCCGGTGGTGGTCCTTAGCTTCTCTGTGGCCTGGAAAATCTTCCTGGTGGCCTCGTTCCTGGCCTTCAATTGTTTCCCTCACAATTGGGTAAAGACTCGCATGGACGAGCGCCGTCGCATGCAGTTTGCCGACTTCATTGTCCGTCGGTTGCTCCTTCAACTGGAGCTGACCAGCCGGCGACTGCCCCTGTCCGAAGCGGATGTGGATCTATCCGATCCCTTCGTCCGGCAGAGCTACGAACGTGCCCGGGAAGCCGGCTATCGGGCGGTGGAGATCTTTCGGCGAGATGCCAAGGCTGTCCTGGAGAAGAAATCTCCCGACTCCAGTGCCTTGGAGGGTCCGCATTATTTCGTCCTTGAGGAGGAGCAGCGGGCCCTGCAGCGTCATGGCTATGGTTCCATTAATCTTCGTGTTACAGAAAGTGTGCTGCAGCAGATACTGAGTCCTTTAGAATGTGGCTACTGCgacattttggccaaaaaatcaaagttaCTGTAA
- the LOC6493047 gene encoding uncharacterized protein LOC6493047, which yields MYTPPAPSIKNFGSLKTAVLWAGILGVAQSIIWMGLTITAILAYNCVLYITDSLSFGSMVKTVFFDVYFKGACKMSPGKYQNYDMTILDQVETVFDPQQVLIWDCVYLGVSVCWLIVSCVLLAWVRKDNVKKSLTAIYTWAFFVAAICCMDVASGVIFGVDYGRFNAEALKYNANSINEGPVDPMAATLIAGAVAAISMMIISFKGFVLWLINVGLLIYLLIRATRIAADKDGVDTLFNPRKDSNDMLTTRPPIRAYEEEKVEVQAYNNAAYVPDNRSTAETIEVNEEAIIRAAHMSMDSNLLDRRFRDLNNFQQYPAPNPQASRPLRQSSQVPVQETVVVATSGFPLPDYSPQPSPNGILRPRQY from the exons ATGTATACGCCGCCGGCGCCTAGCATCAAGAACTTCGGTTCCCTCAAAACGGCCGTACTCTGGGCCGGAATCCTCGGAGTG GCCCAGTCTATCATCTGGATGGGTCTGACGATAACCGCCATTCTTGCCTACAACTGTGTGCTCTACATCACGGATTCCCTTAGTTTCGGTTCGATGGTGAAAACCGTCTTCTTCGACGTGTATTTCAAGGGTGCCTGCAAGATGAGCCCGGGCAAATACCAAAACTACGACATGACCATCCTGGACCAGGTTGAGACTGTCTTTGACCCGCAACAGGTGTTGATCTGGGACTGTGTCTATTTGGGAGTTTCCGTCTGCTGGCTCATCGTTTCCTGTGTGCTACTTGCCT GGGTGCGCAAGGACAATGTGAAGAAGAGCTTGACTGCCATCTACACCTGGGCCTTCTTCGTGGCCGCCATCTGCTGCATGGACGTGGCCTCCGGCGTAATCTTCGGCGTCGATTACGGACGCTTCAACGCCGAGGCTCTGAAGTATAATGCCAACTCTATTAATGAGGGGCCAGTCGATCCAATGGCCGCCACCTTGATTGCCGGAGCCGTGGCCGCCATTTCCATGATGATCATCTCCTTCAAGGGATTCGTGCTGTGGCTCATCAACGTCGGTCTGCTGATCTACCTGCTGATCAGAGCCACTCGCATTGCCGCCGATAAGGATGGTGTG GATACATTGTTCAATCCCCGCAAGGATTCCAATGATATGCTGACCACCAGGCCCCCCATACGCGCCTATGAGGAAGAGAA AGTGGAGGTCCAGGCCTACAACAATGCCGCCTACGTGCCTGATAACCGCTCCACGGCCGAGACGATAGAGGTGAACGAGGAGGCCATCATCCGGGCGGCGCACATGTCGATGGACTCGAATCTGTTGGACCGCCGCTTCCGGGACCTCAACAACTTCCAGCAGTACCCGGCCCCGAATCCCCAGGCCAGCCGTCCGCTGCGCCAGTCCTCACAGGTTCCCGTCCAGGAGACCGTGGTGGTGGCCACGTCGGGATTCCCCCTGCCGGACTATTCCCCGCAGCCCAGTCCCAATGGCATTCTGCGACCACGCCAGTACTAG
- the LOC6506937 gene encoding uncharacterized protein LOC6506937, whose translation MNNQLNPATYRKFNNLLNSGAVTVTGPSQPRILKTTRVVVPSGGGAGAAAQQGLQSSDADTSVTGGLATRCYICDERCEPQTSVTDMTTTHTATKFPNKLAQLVGEGFLVIVCGEDYVCSRCTNLVNYYDRLENDVERVKTNLISLLNKKYAINEDVGLESSPPLKMQKTASGANRSLEESPSGELRPRKVVQGATGQTKISAGTPQSAAGTQTVQRKATKIYKCTSCDYKTSDMRLFNTHYETCKQQTFQCKTCRKIFPHFGAMKQHMVRDHNTAMDNTCAMCHINFVNETSLRKHMETNHATNVLVTSTTTIPAGSAPVAAAAAAAASEAHNVSGTALFTCNHCQFKSTDKGVFDEHMRKHSTGNKPKPFKCRLCSQRFETREAATVHAKQHQTNYFKCGTCSMTFPKRELLVKHFEVHQNQASSAVSPKQTVSQNLNTQKLLRETIDEALSDSVPAAEGAVVAAGEAENNIRFFSCSICSLTFIQETYYNHHMETHRRDPKKGSGAGGAAALNSAATALLSDEPGEATGKTGEEGGEQNAEADIESLFEKLHSDKNESGDAPKATGKSGEMVITSREGSGGITFNITIPQPDGDQSAKDSPNATAPVSVSIDMPDLNQAEDESQSQGSVDAKAEGDASAADSKTNAAPVSMPSLDDDNEAAAAEAAAPEEPKSSGKPGADKAKAKADENSKEKEAASGASKEEAHPSDEGTLKREATDTPSADSEAAATTTEGAEVAEGEVTSGTGAEGEAGEAAGEQQVAMELDEGMQAQVDGGQIKFIVNENGHLLQLDNHILTDAEGNQIIVQDPEQIQQLLQSVGVLQSGEGLEGETLQMMTDGSGQMVLVHGDNNEQQLIDASLLNAEGQLIIQQGQDGEEGAHVISEDGTRIPVSVSYTEDGQPIVQVQQQVLEAAQAAAASGAASADEKEAVAAPAGEEVQVSEASSATASTTVVATSTASSSGGATGGSFFALEEFTEAKTD comes from the exons ATGAACAATCAATTGAACCCGGCCACCTACCGCAAGTTTAATAATCTGCTCAATAGCGGAGCAGTCACCGTCACCGGCCCCAGCCAGCCGCGGATCCTCAAAACGACGAGAGTCGTGGTGCCAAGTGGCGGGGGCGCCGGTGCCGCCGCCCAGCAGGGCCTGCAGTCCAGCGATGCTGATACGAGCGTTACCGGAGGCCTGGCCACGCGCTGCTACATCTGCGACGAGCGATGTGAACCGCAAACGTCCGTTACCGACATGACCACCACCCACACCGCCACCAAATTCCCCAACAAACTGGCCCAGCTGGTGGGCGAGGGATTCCTGGTGATTGTCTGCGGCGAGGACTACGTCTGCTCGCGCTGTACCAACCTTGTGAACTACTACGACCGACTGGAGAATGACGTGGAGCGCGTGAAAACGAACCTTATCAGTTTGCTGAACAAGAAGTACGCCATTAATGAAGACGTGGGTCTGGAGTCTAGTCcgcccctcaaaatgcagaaGACGGCCAGCGGCGCCAACCGATCGCTTGAGGAGAGTCCGTCTGGGGAGCTGCGTCCCCGTAAAGTAGTGCAAGGAGCCACAG GTCAGACGAAGATCTCTGCTGGAACACCGCAAAGTGCCGCAGGAACGCAGACGGTCCAACGGAAAGCCACCAAGATCTACAAGTGCACCTCGTGCGACTACAAGACCTCCGACATGCGGCTCTTCAACACCCACTACGAGACCTGCAAGCAGCAGACGTTCCAATGCAAGACCTGCCGGAAGATCTTCCCGCACTTCGGTGCTATGAAGCAGCACATGGTGCGCGACCACAACACCGCGATGGACAACACCTGTGCCATGTGCCACATCAACTTTGTGAACGAGACCAGCTTACGCAAGCACATGGAGACCAATCACGCCACCAACGTGCTGGTGACTAGCACCACCACCATACCGGCGGGTTCTGCTCCGGTAGCCGCCGCTGCAGCTGCCGCCGCCTCAGAGGCACACAACGTATCGGGAACTGCGCTCTTCACGTGCAATCATTGCCAGTTCAAGTCGACGGACAAGGGCGTCTTCGACGAGCACATGCGTAAGCACTCCACCGGCAACAAGCCCAAGCCGTTCAAGTGCCGCCTCTGCTCGCAGCGATTCGAGACGAGAGAGGCTGCCACCGTGCACGCCAAGCAGCATCAAACCAACTACTTCAAGTGCGGCACTTGCTCGATGACTTTCCCCAAGCGCGAGCTCTTGGTCAAGCACTTCGAGGTCCACCAGAACCAGGCATCCTCCGCCGTGTCGCCCAAGCAGACGGTTAGCCAGAACCTCAATACCCAGAAATTGCTCAGGGAGACCATTGACGAGGCGCTCAGCGACAGTGTCCCGGCAGCCGAAGGCGCTGTTGTCGCCGCTGGCGAGGCGGAGAACAACATTCGCTTCTTCTCGTGCAGCATCTGCTCGCTCACCTTCATACAGGAGACGTACTACAACCACCACATGGAGACCCACAGACGGGATCCCAAGAAGGGCAGTGGAGCTGGAGGGGCAGCTGCCCTCAATTCAGCAGCCACTGCGTTGCTGAGCGATGAGCCGGGAGAGGCGACCGGAAAGACCGGCGAGGAGGGCGGAGAGCAGAACGCGGAGGCCGATATCGAAAGCCTCTTTGAGAAACTTCACTCCGACAAGAACGAGAGCGGAGACGCACCCAAGGCCACCGGCAAGAGCGGCGAGATGGTCATTACTTCGCGGGAGGGCAGCGGAGGCATCACCTTCAACATAACCATCCCCCAGCCGGACGGAGATCAGTCGGCCAAAGATTCCCCCAACGCCACGGCCCCCGTTTCCGTCAGCATTGATATGCCTGATCTAAATCAGGCCGAGGACGAGTCCCAGTCCCAGGGCAGTGTGGATGCCAAGGCCGAGGGCGACGCCTCTGCTGCCGACAGCAAGACCAATGCTGCCCCGGTTTCCATGCCCAGTCTGGACGATGACAATGAGGCGGCAGCTGCTGAAGCCGCCGCTCCAGAAGAACCCAAGTCCAGTGGCAAGCCGGGCGCGGACAAAGCCAAGGCCAAGGCCGACGAGAACAGCAAGGAGAAGGAAGCTGCCTCCGGCGCATCCAAAGAAGAAGCCCATCCCTCTGATGAGGGTACCCTCAAGCGGGAAGCCACAGACACACCCTCCGCCGACTCCGAGGCAGCTGCCACCACCACGGAAGGAGCCGAAGTGGCTGAGGGCGAGGTAACCTCTGGAACCGGAGCCGAGGGCGAGGCCGGAGAGGCTGCCGGCGAGCAACAGGTGGCCATGGAGTTGGACGAGGGCATGCAAGCCCAAGTGGATGGCGGACAAATCAAGTTCATTGTGAATGAGAATGGTCACCTGCTCCAGCTGGATAACCATATTCTAACCGACGCTGAGGGTAACCAGATTATCGTGCAAGATCCCGAACAGATCCAGCAGCTCCTGCAAAGCGTGGGCGTCCTCCAATCAGGCGAGGGCCTCGAGGGCGAAACCCTCCAAATGATGACCGACGGCAGCGGCCAGATGGTACTCGTGCATGGCGACAACAATGAGCAGCAGCTGATCGACGCCTCGCTGCTGAACGCCGAGGGGCAGCTGATCATCCAGCAGGGCCAGGACGGCGAAGAGGGTGCCCACGTCATCAGTGAGGACGGCACTCGTATCCCAGTTTCTGTTTCGTACACGGAGGATGGCCAGCCCATCGTCCAGGTTCAGCAGCAAGTCCTGGAGGCTGCCCAGGCGGCAGCGGCCAGCGGAGCCGCCAGCGCCGACGAGAAGGAGGCAGTCGCCGCTCCGGCCGGTGAGGAAGTGCAAGTATCAGAGGCATCCAGTGCCACAGCTTCCACAACCGTGGTGGCCACCAGTACTGCCAGTAGCAGTGGCGGCGCCACCGGCGGAAGTTTCTTTGCCTTGGAGGAGTTCACGGAAGCGAAAACCGACTAG